In the genome of Staphylococcus durrellii, one region contains:
- the mnmA gene encoding tRNA 2-thiouridine(34) synthase MnmA — MGNENTRVVVGMSGGVDSSVTAHILKEQGYNVIGIFMKNWDDTDENGVCTATEDYNDVIAVCNQIGIPYYAVNFEQQYWDKVFTYFLDEYKKGRTPNPDVMCNKEIKFKAFLEHALKLGADYVATGHYARIKRHDDGQVEMLRGVDNNKDQTYFLNQLSQEQLSKVMFPIGDIDKKEVRKIAEEQNLATAKKKDSTGICFIGERNFKTFLSQYLPAQSGKMLTLNGEVKGEHGGLMYYTIGQRHGLGIGGDGDPWFVVGKNLDDNVLYVEQGFDHDALYSDYLIASDISFVNDVDLTNGFECTAKFRYRQKDTKVFVQKEADNAIRVSFDVPVRAITPGQAVVFYDGEVCLGGATIDDVYKTSGQLSYVV; from the coding sequence TTGGGCAACGAAAATACACGTGTAGTTGTTGGCATGTCAGGTGGCGTCGATAGTTCTGTTACGGCTCACATATTAAAAGAGCAAGGTTACAATGTTATAGGTATATTTATGAAGAATTGGGACGACACTGATGAAAATGGTGTATGTACTGCAACTGAAGATTATAATGATGTTATAGCTGTGTGTAACCAAATCGGTATACCATATTATGCAGTTAATTTTGAACAACAATACTGGGATAAAGTATTCACATATTTCCTCGATGAATATAAAAAAGGTAGAACACCTAATCCAGATGTAATGTGTAATAAAGAAATTAAATTTAAAGCTTTCTTAGAACATGCACTTAAGCTAGGTGCTGACTATGTTGCAACAGGTCATTACGCTCGTATTAAACGACACGATGATGGGCAAGTAGAAATGTTACGTGGCGTAGATAACAACAAAGATCAAACTTATTTCTTAAATCAATTATCTCAAGAGCAATTATCAAAAGTGATGTTCCCTATAGGAGATATAGATAAAAAAGAAGTTAGAAAAATAGCAGAAGAACAAAATTTAGCTACTGCCAAGAAAAAAGATTCTACCGGTATTTGTTTTATTGGAGAAAGAAATTTCAAAACATTTTTATCACAATATTTACCAGCACAATCTGGTAAAATGCTTACGTTAAATGGTGAAGTTAAAGGTGAACATGGTGGCCTCATGTATTATACGATTGGACAACGCCACGGCTTAGGAATTGGTGGAGACGGAGATCCATGGTTCGTTGTTGGTAAAAATCTAGACGACAATGTACTATACGTAGAACAAGGTTTTGACCACGATGCCTTGTATAGCGATTATCTTATTGCCTCAGATATTTCATTTGTTAATGACGTAGATTTAACAAATGGTTTTGAATGTACCGCTAAATTTAGATATCGTCAAAAAGATACAAAAGTATTTGTACAGAAAGAAGCAGATAATGCTATTCGTGTTAGTTTTGATGTTCCTGTACGCGCAATTACGCCAGGTCAAGCAGTCGTATTTTATGATGGGGAAGTTTGTTTAGGTGGTGCAACTATTGATGACGTGTACAAAACGTCTGGTCAATTAAGTTATGTAGTATAA
- a CDS encoding tetratricopeptide repeat protein, which translates to MKQEQIYEYIKQGQNDKALQALFDNIENNPQEIENYINAGILIAEAGEIEHAETFFQKALTIDAENGAVYYNLANVYYNEGRLNEAIKLYQTALQHAKDGLVDKIDANYMIGMSFNQLESFKQAMPFFMTAAEADDRNDIEVQFQYGLVLCHLEMYEQAIEQLNYLLTLDKEHVDGLYNLGLATYMSTENVDDALYYFNKAISINPEHHMSQHAIATFKSIQEEE; encoded by the coding sequence ATGAAACAAGAACAAATTTATGAATATATTAAACAAGGACAAAATGATAAGGCGTTACAGGCTTTATTTGATAACATTGAAAATAACCCTCAAGAAATAGAAAATTACATAAATGCAGGTATATTAATTGCAGAAGCTGGTGAAATTGAACACGCCGAAACGTTTTTCCAAAAGGCCTTAACAATAGACGCTGAAAATGGGGCCGTATATTATAATTTAGCAAACGTTTATTATAATGAAGGACGTTTAAATGAAGCGATAAAGTTATACCAAACGGCATTACAACATGCTAAGGATGGCTTAGTAGATAAAATAGACGCGAATTACATGATAGGTATGTCATTTAATCAATTAGAATCCTTCAAACAAGCAATGCCATTTTTTATGACTGCAGCTGAAGCGGATGACCGTAATGATATTGAAGTTCAATTTCAGTATGGTCTAGTGTTGTGTCATCTAGAAATGTATGAGCAAGCAATTGAACAGCTAAATTACTTACTCACATTAGATAAAGAACACGTTGATGGGCTTTATAACTTAGGTTTAGCTACTTATATGAGTACTGAAAATGTTGATGATGCTTTGTATTACTTTAATAAGGCGATATCGATTAATCCGGAACATCATATGAGTCAACATGCAATAGCAACATTTAAGTCAATTCAAGAGGAGGAGTAA
- the recD2 gene encoding SF1B family DNA helicase RecD2 gives MTDSTLFNYSMVKGTVDAILFQNKDNFYTVLKVDTIESNETFDSMPTVVGFFPEVVEGDVYTFKGQVATHPKYGKQLKAETFEKELPQTKEAIVSYLSSDLFKGIGKKTAQNIVNALGENTISDILNDATVLEKVPGLPKKKQQQIAEQIASNQETERIIIRLHDLGFGPKLAMNIYQTYLAETLNIVEKTPYQLVYDVKGIGFNKADLLAKNIGIQYNDHERIKAGILYLLEEECIKQGHTYLPSQFLIDSVQDMLSNPPAEEIERKQIEAQIDQLVSDTKLIQQEDQFAIPSLYYSEIKSVQNLYRNFTYTKKLKDIETSELLLEIGDIEDKNNVSYAESQREALQTVINSKVMLLTGGPGTGKTTVIKGIVELYAEIHGLSLDYDDYKEDDYPIVLGAPTGRASKRLSESTELEAMTIHRLIGWNQDTQPEDILDNEINAKLIIIDEMSMVDTWLFHQFMSAVPMDAQVILVGDEDQLPSVGPGQVFKDLIDSKVIPRVNLTEVYRQQEGSSIIELAHRIKLNQAVDITQRFHDRNFINCSTDQIPEVVDKVVNSAVSKGYDMSDIQVLAPMYKGSAGIKKLNSVLQGILNPKDKDTREIEFGEVLFRKGDKVLQLVNRPNDNIFNGDIGVIVGIFWAKENALDKDVVVVDFEGNEITFTRQDLMELTHAYCTSIHKSQGSEFPIVIMPMVKQYYRMLQKPILYTGLTRAKQSLVFLGDPQAFDLGLKTNGQARMTQLCTLLKAYFNTDDTNVHIDNEQVDNSLDISIELTESTIYKIDPMINMGEMSPYDFVND, from the coding sequence ATGACCGATTCTACACTGTTTAACTATTCAATGGTTAAAGGCACGGTTGACGCAATACTATTTCAAAACAAAGATAACTTTTACACCGTGTTAAAAGTTGATACAATTGAATCAAATGAAACCTTTGATAGTATGCCGACAGTTGTAGGATTTTTCCCTGAAGTGGTTGAAGGTGATGTATATACTTTCAAAGGACAAGTTGCTACCCATCCTAAATATGGAAAACAACTAAAGGCCGAAACATTCGAAAAAGAATTGCCACAAACAAAAGAGGCCATCGTCAGTTATCTTTCTAGTGATCTATTTAAAGGAATTGGTAAAAAGACCGCTCAAAATATTGTAAACGCCTTAGGTGAAAATACGATTTCAGATATTTTAAATGATGCTACAGTACTGGAAAAAGTGCCTGGTTTACCTAAGAAAAAGCAACAACAGATTGCCGAACAAATCGCGAGCAATCAAGAAACTGAACGAATAATCATTAGGTTACATGATTTAGGATTTGGTCCTAAGTTAGCCATGAATATTTATCAAACTTATTTAGCCGAAACTTTAAATATAGTCGAAAAAACACCATATCAACTCGTGTATGATGTCAAAGGTATAGGATTTAACAAGGCTGACCTATTAGCTAAAAACATCGGTATTCAATATAACGATCACGAGCGTATAAAAGCAGGTATTTTATATCTATTAGAAGAAGAGTGTATTAAACAAGGTCATACTTATTTGCCAAGTCAATTTTTAATAGATAGTGTTCAAGATATGTTATCAAATCCACCAGCTGAAGAGATAGAAAGAAAACAAATCGAAGCCCAAATCGATCAACTCGTGAGTGATACTAAATTAATACAACAAGAAGACCAGTTTGCTATTCCAAGTTTGTATTATTCCGAAATAAAAAGTGTACAAAATTTGTATCGTAATTTTACCTATACTAAAAAATTAAAAGATATAGAAACTTCGGAACTATTGTTAGAAATAGGAGATATTGAAGATAAAAACAATGTCAGTTATGCCGAGTCACAAAGAGAAGCTTTACAAACGGTTATTAATTCTAAAGTAATGCTATTAACAGGAGGACCTGGTACAGGTAAAACTACCGTTATTAAAGGTATTGTGGAATTATATGCTGAAATTCATGGTTTATCGTTAGATTATGATGATTATAAAGAAGATGATTATCCAATTGTATTAGGAGCACCAACGGGTCGAGCTTCTAAAAGGTTATCTGAGTCGACAGAACTTGAAGCGATGACGATACATCGCTTAATAGGATGGAATCAAGATACGCAACCTGAAGATATTTTAGATAATGAAATTAATGCGAAATTAATTATTATAGATGAAATGTCAATGGTAGATACATGGTTGTTTCATCAATTTATGAGCGCTGTTCCAATGGATGCTCAAGTTATTTTGGTTGGAGATGAGGATCAGTTACCATCTGTGGGCCCCGGGCAAGTTTTTAAAGATTTAATTGATTCTAAGGTGATACCGAGAGTGAATTTAACAGAAGTTTATCGTCAACAAGAAGGTTCTAGCATTATAGAATTAGCGCATCGTATAAAATTAAATCAAGCTGTCGATATTACTCAACGCTTTCATGATAGGAACTTTATTAATTGTTCTACGGACCAAATACCAGAAGTTGTTGATAAAGTAGTTAATAGTGCTGTTTCAAAAGGGTATGATATGAGTGATATCCAAGTTTTAGCACCAATGTATAAAGGCTCAGCAGGAATTAAAAAATTAAATTCAGTATTGCAAGGTATTTTGAATCCTAAGGATAAAGATACAAGGGAAATCGAATTTGGAGAAGTTCTGTTTCGTAAAGGCGATAAAGTTTTACAACTGGTCAATCGTCCAAATGATAATATTTTTAATGGGGATATTGGCGTTATAGTTGGCATATTTTGGGCGAAAGAAAATGCTTTAGATAAAGATGTCGTAGTTGTAGATTTTGAAGGCAATGAAATTACCTTTACTAGACAGGATTTAATGGAACTTACACATGCATATTGCACGTCTATTCATAAATCTCAAGGTTCTGAATTTCCGATTGTCATAATGCCTATGGTCAAACAATATTATAGAATGTTGCAGAAGCCTATCTTATATACTGGTTTAACGAGAGCCAAACAATCTTTAGTCTTTTTAGGTGATCCACAAGCCTTTGATTTAGGATTAAAAACGAATGGCCAAGCAAGAATGACGCAACTTTGTACTTTATTAAAAGCATACTTTAATACAGATGATACCAATGTTCATATCGACAATGAACAAGTTGATAATAGTTTGGATATTTCCATCGAATTGACTGAATCAACTATTTATAAAATAGATCCTATGATAAATATGGGGGAAATGTCGCCATACGATTTCGTAAATGATTGA
- the alaS gene encoding alanine--tRNA ligase, whose translation MKKLKASEIRQGFIDFFVEKGHMVEPSAPLVPIDDDSLLWINSGVATLKKYFDGRETPKKPRIVNSQKAIRTNDIENVGFTARHHTFFEMLGNFSIGDYFKKEAIEYAWEFLTSDKWMGMDPSKLYVTIHPEDAEAYKLWHEDIGLEESRIIRIEGNFWDIGEGPSGPNTEIFYDRGDEYGHDDPAEEMYPGGENERYLEVWNLVFSEFNHNKDHTYTPLPNKNIDTGMGLERMASVAQDVRTNYETDLFMPIIEEVEKISGKKYLTNNEYDVAFKVISDHIRTISFAIADGALPANEGRGYVLRRLLRRAVRFSQSLDINEPFLYKLVNIVAEIMEPYYPNVKEKAQFIQRVIKSEEDRFHETLQEGLSILSTLVKKAKDGDKTINGEDAFKLYDTYGFPIELTEEFAQQEGLSIDMETFGVEMQKQRDRARQARQSGQSMQIQSDVLKQINTDSTFVGYERMTANSTITDIIKNGELVNTVEAGDEISLILKETPFYAVSGGQVADKGTISNDSFEIYVEEVTKAPNGQNLHTGKVQFGRVTTGAEVTAEVNHNERQSIKKNHSATHLLHAALKEILGDHVNQAGSLVEPDRLRFDFSHFGPLSEEEIEIVERRVNEEIWNNISVSIKEMPIDEAKKMGAMALFGEKYSDMVRVVDMAPFSIELCGGIHVNNTSEIGLFKIVSESGTGAGVRRIEALTGKSALLYLESIQNHFKQLKKQIKVKDDDQVLDKVVQMQNDEKSLHRQLEQRSKEITALKMGDIKDQVEVINGLNVLATEVEVDNANAIRETMDDFKSKLQDTVIILVSKVGDKVSLIATVPKSLTDKVKAGNIIKEMAPVVGGKGGGRPDMAQGGGTQPENITESLRFIKNYIKSL comes from the coding sequence ATGAAAAAATTAAAAGCGAGTGAAATTAGACAAGGGTTTATTGATTTCTTTGTAGAAAAGGGACACATGGTTGAACCTTCTGCCCCATTAGTACCTATTGATGACGATTCATTATTATGGATTAACTCAGGTGTAGCCACTTTAAAAAAATATTTCGATGGACGAGAAACACCAAAAAAACCTAGAATTGTGAACTCACAAAAAGCCATTCGTACAAATGATATCGAAAATGTTGGTTTTACAGCTCGTCATCATACATTTTTTGAAATGTTAGGTAACTTTTCAATCGGTGACTATTTTAAAAAAGAAGCAATAGAATATGCTTGGGAATTTTTAACTAGCGATAAATGGATGGGCATGGATCCAAGTAAATTATACGTCACAATCCACCCTGAAGATGCTGAAGCTTATAAATTATGGCATGAGGATATTGGTCTCGAAGAAAGTCGTATTATTCGTATAGAAGGTAATTTTTGGGATATTGGTGAAGGCCCTTCAGGTCCTAATACTGAAATATTCTATGATCGTGGTGATGAATATGGTCACGATGACCCAGCAGAAGAAATGTATCCTGGCGGTGAAAACGAACGTTATTTAGAAGTATGGAACTTAGTATTTAGTGAATTTAACCATAATAAGGATCATACTTATACGCCACTTCCTAATAAAAATATTGATACGGGCATGGGTCTTGAAAGAATGGCATCAGTGGCGCAAGATGTACGTACGAACTATGAAACAGATTTATTTATGCCAATTATTGAAGAAGTTGAAAAAATTTCTGGTAAGAAATATTTAACTAATAATGAATACGATGTCGCGTTTAAAGTTATATCAGATCATATTAGAACAATTTCATTTGCTATTGCTGATGGCGCATTACCTGCTAATGAAGGCCGTGGTTATGTTTTACGTAGATTACTACGAAGAGCCGTACGTTTCAGTCAATCATTAGATATTAATGAGCCCTTCTTATACAAATTAGTAAATATTGTTGCTGAAATTATGGAACCGTACTATCCAAACGTAAAAGAGAAAGCGCAATTTATTCAACGTGTAATTAAATCCGAAGAAGATAGATTCCACGAAACTTTACAAGAAGGTTTATCAATCTTAAGTACGCTTGTGAAAAAAGCTAAAGATGGCGACAAAACGATTAATGGTGAAGATGCATTCAAACTATACGATACTTATGGCTTTCCAATTGAGTTAACTGAAGAATTTGCTCAACAAGAAGGACTGTCAATAGATATGGAAACTTTTGGTGTGGAAATGCAAAAACAAAGAGATCGTGCGCGTCAAGCACGTCAAAGTGGACAATCTATGCAAATCCAAAGTGATGTTTTAAAACAAATTAATACTGACAGCACGTTTGTTGGCTATGAACGAATGACAGCTAATTCTACAATAACTGACATTATTAAAAATGGCGAACTCGTTAATACAGTTGAAGCTGGTGATGAAATTAGTCTTATATTAAAAGAAACACCTTTCTATGCTGTTAGTGGTGGACAAGTTGCCGATAAAGGTACGATAAGTAATGATAGTTTTGAAATTTATGTAGAAGAAGTAACTAAAGCACCAAACGGTCAAAACTTACACACAGGAAAAGTACAATTTGGTAGAGTGACTACTGGAGCTGAAGTTACTGCTGAAGTAAATCACAACGAACGTCAATCCATTAAGAAAAATCACAGTGCAACGCACCTATTACATGCAGCATTAAAAGAAATTTTAGGCGATCATGTTAATCAAGCAGGTTCATTAGTAGAACCAGATAGATTACGTTTTGACTTTTCACATTTCGGTCCACTATCTGAAGAAGAAATCGAAATTGTTGAACGTCGAGTAAATGAAGAAATTTGGAACAATATTTCAGTTTCTATTAAAGAAATGCCAATTGACGAAGCTAAAAAAATGGGCGCTATGGCATTATTTGGTGAAAAATACAGTGATATGGTAAGAGTTGTTGATATGGCACCGTTCTCAATAGAATTATGTGGTGGTATACACGTAAACAATACATCAGAAATTGGATTATTTAAAATTGTAAGTGAATCAGGTACAGGTGCTGGTGTACGTAGAATTGAAGCATTAACTGGTAAATCAGCATTACTATACTTAGAATCAATTCAAAATCATTTCAAACAATTGAAAAAACAAATTAAAGTAAAAGATGATGATCAAGTTTTAGATAAAGTCGTACAAATGCAAAATGATGAGAAATCACTACACAGACAGCTAGAACAACGTAGTAAAGAAATTACGGCATTGAAAATGGGAGACATTAAGGATCAAGTTGAAGTAATTAATGGTTTAAACGTATTAGCCACTGAGGTAGAAGTAGATAACGCTAATGCAATCCGCGAAACGATGGATGATTTCAAATCAAAATTACAAGATACTGTTATTATTTTAGTGAGCAAGGTGGGCGATAAAGTATCACTTATCGCTACGGTACCAAAATCATTAACTGATAAAGTAAAAGCTGGAAATATTATTAAAGAAATGGCCCCAGTAGTTGGTGGTAAAGGTGGCGGCCGTCCTGATATGGCTCAAGGTGGCGGCACACAACCTGAGAATATCACAGAATCATTACGTTTTATTAAAAATTACATTAAATCACTGTAA
- a CDS encoding IreB family regulatory phosphoprotein, with protein MENLDKTMKFSYDEIPKKDVRTILLNVYNTLEERGYNPVNQIVGYLLSGDPAYIPRHNDARNQIRHIDRDDIMEELVSNYLHDSKKE; from the coding sequence GTGGAAAACTTAGATAAAACGATGAAATTTAGTTACGATGAAATTCCTAAAAAAGATGTTAGAACAATATTATTGAATGTTTATAATACTTTAGAAGAACGTGGCTATAACCCAGTTAATCAAATTGTAGGCTACCTACTATCTGGTGACCCTGCATATATACCAAGACATAATGACGCAAGAAATCAAATTAGACATATAGATAGAGATGACATTATGGAAGAATTAGTGTCAAATTATCTTCATGATAGTAAGAAAGAATAA
- the ruvX gene encoding Holliday junction resolvase RuvX has translation MLTNKILGLDVGSKTVGIAISDLMGWTAQGLDTLRINENENELGIDKLVQIVKKENVGTVVIGLPKNMNNSIGFRGEASLQYKEQLLEALPSLEIIMWDERLSTMAAERSLLEADVSRQKRKKVIDKMAAVFILQGYLDSIQ, from the coding sequence ATGTTAACTAATAAAATATTAGGTCTTGATGTAGGAAGTAAAACTGTCGGTATCGCTATAAGTGATTTAATGGGTTGGACTGCGCAAGGCCTAGACACACTCCGAATAAATGAAAACGAAAATGAGCTTGGTATTGATAAGCTTGTCCAAATAGTAAAAAAAGAAAATGTTGGTACAGTTGTAATCGGATTACCAAAAAATATGAATAATTCTATTGGCTTTCGAGGGGAAGCTTCGTTACAATACAAAGAACAGCTTCTTGAAGCATTACCTTCACTTGAAATAATTATGTGGGATGAACGTCTTAGCACAATGGCTGCAGAACGTTCCTTACTCGAAGCTGATGTATCTAGACAAAAAAGAAAAAAAGTTATAGACAAGATGGCCGCAGTTTTCATCTTGCAAGGTTACTTGGATTCAATTCAATAA
- a CDS encoding DUF1292 domain-containing protein has product MTEHNNAELQINNEEELLTLYDEEGNEVLYRKVLEFYHPEFKKEYVILAEEGAEADDDDLVELVPMINDPDENGEGGKFLPVETDEEWDMIEEVVNTEMDDEHDHDHDHE; this is encoded by the coding sequence ATGACAGAACATAACAATGCAGAGTTACAAATTAATAATGAGGAAGAGTTATTAACTCTTTATGACGAAGAAGGAAATGAAGTTCTTTATCGCAAAGTTTTAGAATTCTATCATCCTGAATTTAAAAAAGAATATGTCATCTTAGCCGAAGAAGGTGCAGAAGCTGATGACGATGATTTAGTTGAATTAGTCCCAATGATTAATGACCCAGACGAAAACGGTGAAGGTGGTAAGTTCTTACCAGTTGAAACTGATGAAGAATGGGATATGATTGAGGAAGTAGTTAATACTGAAATGGACGATGAACACGATCACGACCATGATCATGAATAA
- a CDS encoding O-methyltransferase, whose amino-acid sequence MEKNQTYLLNLLNHNSINIENLRTFAEKNSVPIVDRMTLEMIKQIIRIHKPTKILEIGTAIGYSSMQFASIDPQIQVTTIERNERMQQQAIQNFEHYNFQKQIHLIKGDALEQFAAVENQSFDMIFIDAAKAQTQKFFELYTPLLKNHGVVITDNILYHDFVADIDVVRNRNVRQMVKKIQKYNEWLINNEAFTTNFLNIDDGLAISIKGE is encoded by the coding sequence TTGGAAAAAAATCAAACTTATTTATTAAATTTGCTCAACCATAATTCAATTAATATTGAGAATTTAAGGACGTTTGCAGAAAAAAATAGTGTGCCAATCGTTGATCGAATGACACTTGAGATGATTAAACAAATAATTAGAATACATAAGCCTACTAAAATCTTAGAAATAGGTACTGCTATTGGTTATAGTTCGATGCAATTTGCTTCTATTGATCCTCAAATTCAAGTAACCACAATTGAAAGAAACGAACGCATGCAACAACAAGCTATCCAAAACTTTGAACATTATAACTTTCAAAAGCAAATTCATTTAATTAAAGGTGATGCACTAGAGCAATTCGCAGCTGTTGAAAATCAATCATTTGATATGATTTTTATCGATGCTGCTAAAGCGCAAACTCAGAAATTTTTTGAGTTATACACACCATTGTTAAAAAACCATGGTGTCGTAATTACAGACAATATCTTATATCATGATTTTGTAGCTGATATTGACGTAGTTAGAAATCGAAACGTTAGACAAATGGTTAAAAAAATACAAAAATATAATGAATGGTTAATTAACAATGAAGCATTTACTACAAATTTTTTAAATATTGATGATGGCTTAGCTATTTCAATTAAAGGAGAGTAA
- a CDS encoding peptidase U32 family protein, translated as MTELLVTPKSVSHIATLIEKGADAFVIGEQKFGLRLAGEFDRSSLKEAVELIHSHDKKVYVAVNGIFHNYHLNALEDYISFLHELKVDRIIFGDPAVVMYVKQHKKPIPLNWDAEALVTNYFQCNYWGDKGAKRAVLARELSLDEILNIKQAVNVELEVQVHGMTCMFQSKRMLLGNYYTFQQRQMKIERNVMSNQLLLYDEERNNQYPVFEDYNGTHIMSPNDICLIEELEALLEAGIDTFKIDGILQSEEYINVCTEQYREAIDLFNEDPESYEDEKFMLVDPIEAIQPEHRPFDEGFLFKQTVY; from the coding sequence ATGACTGAATTATTAGTTACACCCAAGTCCGTCTCACATATAGCAACTTTAATAGAAAAAGGTGCAGACGCTTTTGTCATCGGTGAACAAAAATTTGGCTTGAGACTTGCTGGCGAATTTGATCGATCTTCTTTGAAAGAAGCAGTCGAATTAATACATAGCCATGATAAAAAAGTTTACGTAGCAGTTAATGGTATTTTTCATAATTATCATTTAAATGCGCTTGAGGACTATATTTCATTTTTACATGAATTGAAAGTAGATAGAATTATTTTTGGTGACCCTGCTGTAGTGATGTACGTCAAACAACATAAAAAACCTATCCCTTTAAATTGGGATGCAGAAGCTTTAGTTACTAATTATTTCCAATGTAATTACTGGGGCGACAAAGGTGCTAAAAGGGCAGTGTTGGCTCGAGAATTAAGTTTAGATGAAATATTAAACATTAAGCAAGCCGTTAATGTGGAACTTGAAGTACAGGTACATGGTATGACTTGTATGTTTCAGTCCAAACGTATGTTGTTAGGTAATTACTATACATTCCAACAACGTCAAATGAAAATAGAACGTAACGTTATGTCTAACCAATTGCTACTATATGATGAAGAACGTAATAATCAATATCCAGTATTTGAAGATTACAATGGAACCCATATTATGTCGCCAAATGATATCTGTTTAATAGAGGAATTAGAGGCATTATTAGAAGCAGGTATAGATACTTTTAAAATAGACGGCATTTTACAATCAGAAGAATATATTAATGTTTGTACAGAACAGTATAGAGAAGCCATTGATTTATTTAATGAAGATCCAGAATCCTACGAGGATGAGAAATTTATGCTCGTAGATCCAATAGAAGCAATCCAACCCGAGCATCGTCCATTCGATGAAGGATTTTTATTCAAACAAACTGTATATTAA
- a CDS encoding peptidase U32 family protein, translating to MKILEKANTSVTPKIKKPELLAPAGNLEKLKIAVHYGADAVFLGGQAYGLRSNAGNFTMAEIEEGVNFARKYGAKIYITTNIIAHDENIEGLDQYLQDLEATGVTGIIVADPLIIETCKKVAPSLEIHLSTQQSLSNYKAVEFWKEEGLDRVVLARETGAMEMQEMKEKVDIEIEAFIHGAMCIAYSGRCTLSNHMTARDSNRGGCCQSCRWDYDLLAVDDDGELDLVYSEDDVTPFAMSPKDLKLIESIPNMMDIGIDSLKIEGRMKSIHYIATVVSVYRKVIDAYAADPDNFTINPNWLIELNKCANRATAPAFFEGTPGYKEQMFGSVGEKNQSAYDFCGLVLDYDETTKLATIQQRNKFKPGEEIEFFGPEIGTFKQVVEHIYDEEGNELDAARHPLQIIQIKVAKPLYANNMIRKEIG from the coding sequence TTGAAAATATTAGAAAAGGCAAATACTTCAGTGACTCCTAAAATTAAAAAACCTGAATTGCTTGCACCGGCAGGAAATTTAGAAAAGTTAAAAATAGCCGTACATTATGGTGCAGATGCTGTCTTTTTAGGTGGACAAGCATATGGTTTGAGATCTAATGCTGGTAATTTTACTATGGCTGAAATTGAAGAGGGCGTTAATTTTGCTCGTAAATACGGTGCGAAAATATATATCACAACTAATATTATTGCTCATGACGAAAACATAGAAGGTTTAGACCAATATTTACAAGACCTTGAAGCAACAGGTGTAACAGGAATTATCGTAGCAGATCCTTTAATTATAGAAACTTGTAAAAAAGTGGCACCTTCGCTAGAAATTCATTTATCAACACAACAATCACTATCAAATTATAAAGCCGTTGAATTTTGGAAAGAAGAAGGTTTAGATCGTGTAGTTCTAGCTCGAGAAACTGGCGCTATGGAAATGCAAGAAATGAAAGAAAAAGTCGATATTGAGATAGAAGCTTTTATCCATGGTGCAATGTGTATAGCATACTCTGGTAGATGTACGTTAAGTAATCACATGACGGCTCGTGATTCAAACCGTGGTGGTTGTTGTCAAAGTTGCCGTTGGGATTACGATTTATTAGCTGTAGATGACGATGGAGAGTTAGATTTAGTATATAGTGAAGATGATGTAACGCCATTTGCAATGAGTCCGAAAGATTTGAAATTGATAGAATCCATACCCAATATGATGGATATTGGCATCGATTCTCTTAAAATTGAAGGTAGAATGAAATCAATACATTACATTGCTACAGTCGTTTCGGTATATCGAAAAGTAATCGATGCATATGCTGCCGACCCGGATAACTTTACAATTAATCCAAATTGGTTGATTGAATTAAACAAATGTGCAAATAGAGCAACAGCGCCGGCCTTTTTTGAAGGAACACCAGGTTATAAAGAACAGATGTTTGGTTCAGTAGGTGAAAAAAATCAATCAGCTTATGATTTTTGTGGATTGGTATTAGACTATGATGAAACTACAAAACTTGCTACTATTCAACAACGTAATAAATTTAAACCTGGAGAAGAAATTGAATTTTTCGGTCCAGAAATCGGTACATTTAAACAAGTGGTTGAGCATATTTATGATGAAGAAGGTAATGAATTAGATGCAGCTCGTCATCCACTTCAAATTATTCAAATAAAAGTCGCAAAACCTCTTTATGCTAACAACATGATAAGAAAGGAAATTGGATAA